A genomic window from Lotus japonicus ecotype B-129 chromosome 1, LjGifu_v1.2 includes:
- the LOC130733540 gene encoding protein EARLY RESPONSIVE TO DEHYDRATION 15-like isoform X2, which translates to MEVINGTTRPSSSSLNPNAPMFVPLAYRTVEDFSDEWWNLVHSSPWFRDYWLRERFQDPQNDVAAPFSDFDMDEDSLFYNQPEPQEEEEEEGKELVSLGMLKWPGSGARAEVPRYAEKKPKFVKPRMSPRAIHQPR; encoded by the exons ATGGAGGTGATTAATGGCACAACAAGGCCATCCTCATCGAGCTTGAATCCCAACGCTCCAATGTTTGTGCCACTTGCTTACCGTACGGTGGAGGATTTCTCCGACGAGTGGTGGAACCTCGTCCACTCCTCCCCCTGGTTTCGTGACTACTGGCTCCGTGAACGGTTCCAAGATCCCCAAAACGACGTCGCTGCTCCGTTCTCTGATTTTGATATGGATGAAGATTCACTCTTCTATAATCAACCAGAACCAC aagaagaagaagaagaagaagggaaagAGTTGGTGTCGTTGGGGATGTTGAAATGGCCTGGATCTGGAGCCCGGGCTGAAGTGCCGAGGTATGCTGAAAAGAAGCCCAAGTTTGTCAAGCCCAGGATGAGCCCACGGGCTATTCACCAGCCCAGGTAG
- the LOC130733541 gene encoding heavy metal-associated isoprenylated plant protein 33-like, whose protein sequence is MANVVEVKVGLHCDECIKKILKIIKKIEDIETYNVDKQLNKVIVTGNVTTEEVIKVLHKNGKNAIPWEDVQAQPNC, encoded by the exons ATGGCCAAT GTGGTggaagtgaaggttggtttacACTGTGACGAGTGTattaagaaaattctcaagATTATTAAGAAGATTGAAG ATATTGAGACATATAACGTGGACAAACAGCTGAACAAGGTTATAGTTACAGGCAACGTCACAACGGAAGAAGTTATCAAAGTTCTTCATAAGAATGGCAAGAATGCAATCCCTTGGGAAGATGTTCAAGCCCAACCCAATTGCTGA
- the LOC130722011 gene encoding protein FAR1-RELATED SEQUENCE 9-like, protein MSYQRQRELEADFASMHGDHVPQTQLKRLEKSASNHYTNNIFRHVSKGLHRCLMLKVSLFKETSTCIIYFVSRFSLSSRKWNVTLSKTTSEFKCSCMRMESYGIPCDHILAVCRYLDLPEIPSSLIVGRWTKDAKEGLELRGEQLGAWDPMDFCRFTVLRENCRRMSKAACRAPETFRETNELVLKQARKLEKLEKGDGVKQTVHVDHNPNDAEQFLRDPLKPIKRRIGGASRGSGPGRHTSHCGLCGGAGHNRKTCLRATQ, encoded by the coding sequence ATGAGTTATCAGCGACAAAGGGAACTTGAAGCAGATTTTGCATCAATGCACGGTGACCATGTGCCGCAAACACAATTGAAGAGGCTTGAAAAGTCAGCTTCCAACCATTACACGAACAACATTTTCAGGCATGTCTCTAAGGGTCTTCACCGGTGTTTGATGCTAAAGGTTAGCCTTTTCAAGGAGACTTCAACTTGCATCATTTACTTTGTTTCAAGGTTTTCTTTGTCTAGTAGGAAATGGAATGTGACTTTGTCCAAAACAACCAGTGAGTTCAAATGCTCTTGTATGAGGATGGAATCATATGGCATTCCATGCGATCATATTCTTGCTGTTTGTAGATATCTAGATCTGCCTGAAATTCCCTCATCATTAATTGTGGGGAGATGGACCAAGGATGCAAAAGAGGGTCTTGAGCTGCGTGGAGAACAATTGGGTGCATGGGACCCCATGGATTTTTGTAGATTTACCGTATTGAGGGAAAATTGCAGGCGAATGTCTAAGGCGGCATGTAGAGCACCGGAAACATTCCGTGAAACAAATGAACTGGTTCTAAAGCAGGCAAGGAAGTTGGAGAAATTGGAGAAAGGTGATGGAGTGAAACAAACTGTACATGTGGACCACAACCCCAACGATGCTGAACAATTCTTGCGTGACCCACTCAAACCCATCAAAAGGCGCATCGGTGGCGCTTCTAGAGGTAGTGGACCGGGGAGGCATACTTCCCACTGTGGTCTTTGCGGCGGGGCAGGCCATAATCGGAAAACATGCCTACGGGCTACACAGTGA
- the LOC130722080 gene encoding uncharacterized protein LOC130722080, with protein MWAELFETHAQTTQVLHHIIPQADMEPPARTDASYARWATLDSTVKQWIYSTFSFDLLSTVMEKGSTAMATWNRIASMFEDNRNSRAVALDQDFISTRMEDFPNVSAYCQRLKNISDQLRNVGAPVSDHRLVLQLVSGLTEPFRGVATLIRQSEPLPPFLKVCSMLILEESGLAKMSGPASQTALHTTISHPRDSDDSSQQRTTNRSNQGHSNYRSGLGHNRNHQGSSGKPKKKGGSRYTGSSGSSGSLAAAPPPWRPPPQASWNPWGWPPPPGWAPSPWGMPPCPYPTSQWSRPMASPQ; from the coding sequence ATGTGGGCTGAATTGTTTGAGACTCATGCTCAAACCACTCAGGTGCTCCACCACATCATTCCTCAAGCTGACATGGAGCCTCCTGCGCGCACCGATGCTTCCTATGCccggtgggccactcttgactcCACTGTCAAACAGTGGATTTATTCCACCTTCTCCTTTGACCTTCTCTCCACTGTTATGGAGAAAGGCTCTACTGCTATGGCTACTTGGAACCGTATCGCTTctatgtttgaggacaaccgGAACTCTCGTGCTGTCGCTCTCGACCAGGATTTCATCTCCACTCGCATGGAAGATTTTCCTAATGTTTCGGCCTATTGTCAGCGTCTGAAAAATATCTCTGATCAGTTGCGCAATGTTGGTGCCCCCGTTAGTGACCATCGTCTTGTCCTTCAGTTGGTCTCTGGTCTCACTGAGCCTTTCCGTGGTGTTGCCACCCTGATCCGTCAGAGTGAGCCTTTGCCTCCTTTCCTCAAGGTCTGCTCCATGCTGATTCTAGAGGAATCCGGTCTCGCCAAGATGTCAGGCCCTGCCTCTCAGACTGCTTTGCACACTACTATTTCTCATCCACGGGACTCTGATGACTCTTCTCAGCAGCGCACCACCAACCGCAGCAATCAGGGCCACTCTAACTACCGTTCTGGGTTAGGGCACAATCGTAACCATCAGGGTAGTTCTGGTAAACCTAAAAAGAAAGGTGGCTCTCGCTATACTGGATCATCTGGCTCCTCTGGTTCCCTTGCTGCAGCGCCTCCACCATGGCGCCCACCTCCACAGGCATCCTGGAATCCCTGGGGTTGGCCTCCTCCCCCTGGTTGGGCCCCTTCCCCTTGGGGCATGCCTCCTTGTCCTTACCCGACATCTCAGTGGTCGCGTCCCATGGCTTCTCCGCAGTAA
- the LOC130733540 gene encoding protein EARLY RESPONSIVE TO DEHYDRATION 15-like isoform X1 — protein MEVINGTTRPSSSSLNPNAPMFVPLAYRTVEDFSDEWWNLVHSSPWFRDYWLRERFQDPQNDVAAPFSDFDMDEDSLFYNQPEPQEEEEEEEGKELVSLGMLKWPGSGARAEVPRYAEKKPKFVKPRMSPRAIHQPR, from the exons ATGGAGGTGATTAATGGCACAACAAGGCCATCCTCATCGAGCTTGAATCCCAACGCTCCAATGTTTGTGCCACTTGCTTACCGTACGGTGGAGGATTTCTCCGACGAGTGGTGGAACCTCGTCCACTCCTCCCCCTGGTTTCGTGACTACTGGCTCCGTGAACGGTTCCAAGATCCCCAAAACGACGTCGCTGCTCCGTTCTCTGATTTTGATATGGATGAAGATTCACTCTTCTATAATCAACCAGAACCAC aagaagaagaagaagaagaagaagggaaagAGTTGGTGTCGTTGGGGATGTTGAAATGGCCTGGATCTGGAGCCCGGGCTGAAGTGCCGAGGTATGCTGAAAAGAAGCCCAAGTTTGTCAAGCCCAGGATGAGCCCACGGGCTATTCACCAGCCCAGGTAG
- the LOC130733538 gene encoding staphylococcal-like nuclease CAN2, with the protein MGNALRFLYSNCCKPTAAGDSDSLGPHGVSSATVGVSALAHDLFHFENTSQVPEGLSKHVKSSKKAQANWYRKLVDAWKEAKPPPRTPEEAARLVIQTLKRHQKADVEGLLTFYGLPLPHTLVEVVAQPPTSLPHGVQYEMHTLPVDAKAVADGDTVTVYVSTADPRESSTVPANIHAAAVRRSEARSRRNYEEADALHKQIIDAGYRMLSFQNEEVLAKKYRIRLRGIDAPESAMPYGKEAKMELTKVLQGKSLRVLIYGEDRYGRCVGDIYCNGIFVQELMLKKGLAWHYSAYDKRPELETWEKEARAKRVGLWASKNPEKPWDWRKDRREAN; encoded by the exons ATGGGAAACGCCCTCAGATTCCTCTATTCCAATTGCTGCAAGCCCACAGCAGCTGGTGATTCTGATTCACTTGGACCACATGGTGTTTCCTCTGCCACCGTTGGTGTTTCAGCACTTGCCCATGATCTCTTTCACTTTGAAAACACCTCCCAG gTTCCTGAAGGACTGAGCAAGCATGTTAAGTCTTCTAAAAAGGCTCAAGCTAACTG GTATAGAAAGTTAGTGGATGCTTGGAAAGAGGCAAAACCCCCTCCCAGGACACCTGAAGAAGCAGCTAGGCTTGTTATTCAGACATTGAAAAGACATCAGAAAGCAGATGTTGAG GGGTTGTTGACTTTCTATGGTCTTCCTCTACCACACACCCTAGTTGAAGTAGTTGCTCAACCCCCTACATCGTTGCCTCATGGAGTACAATATGAAATGCACACCTTGCCG GTGGATGCAAAAGCAGTGGCAGATGGTGATACTGTAACAGTTTATGTCAGCACAGCAGATCCCAGGGAATCATCAACTGTCCCTGCCAACATTCATGCGGCAGCTGTGCGTAGATCAGAAGCTCGTTCTCGAAGGAATTATGAAGAAGCAGATGCATTACACAAACAGATTATTGATGCAGGATATAG GATGCTTTCTTTTCAAAACGAGGAAGTCCTAGCTAAGAAGTATAGGATTCGACTAAG GGGAATTGATGCACCAGAAAGTGCAATGCCATATGGAAAGGAAGCTAAAATGGAACTGACCAAGGTTCTTCAGGGTAAGTCTTTGAGGGTCCTAATTTATGGAGAAGATCGCTATGGTCGTTGTGTAGGTGATATCTATTGTAATGGCATTTTTGTTCAG gaattgatGCTTAAGAAGGGTTTAGCATGGCACTACTCAGCTTATGACAAAAGACCCGAATTAGAAACT TGGGAGAAAGAAGCTAGAGCAAAGCGAGTTGGATTATGGGCTTCAAAAAACCCTGAGAAACCATGGGATTGGAGAAAGGACAGAAGAGAAGCTAACTAA
- the LOC130731589 gene encoding protein FAR1-RELATED SEQUENCE 5-like, with protein sequence MSSHTQESRSNTPNDEPALDSSALQGPEHVGRVVVEGVEGDVHVSVSVGEEQGSDEEQESDEAQGTDSDEEDDENESENVVEEQNVDVEPPTEIAINGIEDLGMVNFKQLSVNDIVTYHFPDREVAYLFYSWYARMHGFAARKAKVLKNNHGDVIQQIFVCFREGKRKEKEEPEVDVHAGEKRKRFPKKATRCECKAYCQVHVHKDNKRWHVRSVCDDHNHVLVEENLIGLAPTHRRMNEADIAQLNCFRKSGITTPQAYGVFANQMGGYQNVPFGPRQMYNEKFKKKKVEVCDARGVIAFLRNLKENDPDLMWKHTSNEEGRLDKLFWSDGCSRDNYLLFGDVLAFDATYKKNKYKRPLVIFSGVNHHNQTIIFAAALVSNEKEETYVWLLHNLLDAMRGKAPVSVITDGDPAMKNAIKSVFPNAHHRLCAWHLLRNAVSNVAEPKFVQMFSRCMLWDLEIVEFEERWAQMVIECGCEDNVWVHDLYERKKMWAAAYMRDEFFAGFRTTSRVEGLHA encoded by the exons ATGTCCTCCCATACTCAGGAGTCTAGGTCGAACACTCCGAATGATGAACCAGCTCTTGATTCCTCCGCACTTCAG GGTCCTGAGCATGTTGGCAGAGTAGTGGTTGAAGGAGTGGAAGGTGATGTACATGTCTCTGTCTCTGTTGGTGAAGAACAAGGGAGTGATGAAGAACAGGAAAGTGATGAAGCACAAGGgactgactctgatgaagaagatgatgaaaacGAGTCTGAAAATGTGgttgaagaacaaaatgttGATGTGGAGCCGCCTACTGAAATTGCTATCAATGGTATAGAAGATCTGGGGATGGTAAATTTCAAACAACTATCTGTCAATGATATAGTCACCTATCACTTCCCGGATCGTGAGGTTGCTTACTTGTTCTACAGTTGGTATGCTCGGATGCATGGATTTGCTGCGAGGAAGGCTAAGGTTCTAAAAAACAATCATGGAGATGTAATCCAACAGATATTTGTTTGCTTTAGGGAGGGTAAAAGGAAAGAGAAAGAGGAGCCAGAAGTTGATGTTCATGctggtgaaaagagaaagcgTTTTCCAAAAAAAGCCACAAGATGTGAGTGTAAGGCTTATTGTCAGGTCCATGTTCATAAGGATAACAAGCGTTGGCATGTTAGATCTGTTTGTGATGATCATAATCATGTACTTGTTGAAGAAAATTTGATTGGATTGGCCCCCACTCATAGGAGAATGAATGAGGCTGACATTGCTCAATTGAATTGCTTTAGGAAGTCAGGAATCACCACTCCACAGGCTTATGGTGTGTTTGCCAACCAGATGGGTGGATATCAAAATGTTCCATTTGGACCTAGACAAATGTATAATGAAAAGTTTAAAAAGAAGAAGGTGGAAGTATGTGATGCGAGAGGTGTGATCGCTTTCTTACGTAATTTGAAGGAAAATGATCCTGACTTGATGTGGAAACACACTTCTAATGAGGAAGGAAGGTTGGACAAGTTGTTTTGGAGTGATGGTTGCAGCCGGGACAACTATTTATTGTTTGGAGATGTGTTGGCATTTGATGCCACATACAAGAAAAACAAGTACAAGCGGCCACTTGTAATTTTCTCCGGAGTTAATCATCACAATCAGACAATCATCTTTGCTGCTGCTTTAGTTTCTAATGAGAAAGAGGAGACATATGTTTGGTTGCTTCACAATTTGTTAGATGCAATGCGGGGGAAAGCACCAGTATCAGTAATCACAGATGGAGATCCGGCAatgaaaaatgcaattaaaaGTGTGTTTCCAAATGCGCATCACAGGTTATGTGCTTGGCATCTTCTTCGGAATGCAGTAAGCAATGTTGCTGAGCCAAAGTTTGTTCAAATGTTTTCAAGATGCATGCTTTGGGATCTTGAAATTGTGGAGTTTGAGGAGAGATGGGCTCAAATGGTTATTGAATGTGGGTGTGAAGACAATGTCTGGGTTCATGATTTGTATGAGCGGAAGAAGATGTGGGCTGCTGCATATATGCGGGATGAATTCTTCGCGGGCTTTCGTACAACCTCACGGGTTGAGGGATTACATGCCTAA
- the LOC130733542 gene encoding uncharacterized protein LOC130733542, with protein sequence MAYHRSLDVYSWIQNLPPISQWKTNSMSLSLCSVTNSSSQQQQPSLNLTISKNHHSPNLTFAIVADFNIPIFLWTSKPFKPTSNEETTYNLLVNFVQDILHYGSNKNSTSFIKFPKLNSITNFQDIFNLAFLTLLFLVCIYESPADLRSGCLSTLKEQLSDCGSRQGTKLLMKLLGSNLEEQWMRSVNLAITNWIVELKGGAHHHYSALRTPSSLFSYAFSTFGLWKVQLYCPVISMDVVRANNHSADERLQFSLTYQQLEGVLQFNYRVTIKEKWVEIMVNIDNIRCDVFKLVDDTLMRERGAGSSEKHFPSRISLQLTPMLQNQVLSVSVGKSSENPRIEIGMEKGIEASFEPTNPYNMGLSVSAGESSTVSLKPWKFEQSVYGYSANLNWFLHDSMDGKEVFSTKPSKIALVNPKSWFKDRYSSAYRPFTRQGGVIFAGDEYGESVCWKVDKSTIGKKMEWGIRGWIWLTYLPNKYKTFYHETRRLEFREIVHLNIA encoded by the exons ATGGCTTATCACAGATCTCTTGATGTGTATTCTTGGATTCAGAACCTTCCACCAATCTCACAATGGAAAACAAACTCCATGTCCCTGAGTTTATGCTCTGTAACAAACTCATCATCCCAGCAACAACAACCATCACTCAATCTCACCATATCAAAAAACCACCACTCCCCAAACCTCACTTTTGCCATTGTAGCAGATTTCAACATCCCCATCTTTCTCTGGACCTCAAAACCATTCAAACCAACCTCCAATGAAGAAACCACTTACAATCTCCTAGTCAATTTTGTACAAGACATCCTCCACTATGGCTCAAACAAGAACAGTACCTCCTTCATCAAATTCCCCAAACTCAATTCCATTACCAACTTCCAAGACATTTTCAACCTCGCTTTCCTCACCCTCTTGTTCCTAGTTTGCATCTATGAATCCCCTGCTGATCTTCGCTCTGGCTGTCTCAGCACTTTGAAGGAACAATTATCAG ATTGTGGATCAAGACAAGGTACCAAGTTGCTGATGAAGCTGTTGGGTTCTAACTTGGAAGAACAGTGGATGCGTTCTGTGAATCTTGCTATTACCAATTGGATTGTGGAGCTTAAAGGAGGAGCACATCATCACTACAGCGCGTTGAGAACACCCTCTTCTCTGTTTTCTTATGCGTTCTCAACGTTTGGACTGTGGAAAGTTCAATTGTACTGTCCTGTTATAAGCATGGATGTGGTGAGAGCAAACAACCATTCAGCTGATGAGAGGCTTCAATTCTCTCTCACGTACCAACAGCTTGAAGGTGTTCTTCAATTCAATTACAGGGTCACCATTAAAGAGAAGTGGGTGGAAATCATGGTCAACATTGACAATATAAG ATGTGATGTTTTCAAACTGGTAGATGACACTCTAATGAGAGAAAGAGGAGCAGGTTCATCTGAAAAACATTTTCCATCAAGAATCTCATTACAACTCACCCCCATGCTCCAAAATCAAGTGCTGAGCGTTTCAGTTGGCAAATCCTCAGAGAATCCCCGAATTGAAATCGGCATGGAGAAGGGCATAGAAGCTTCATTTGAGCCAACAAATCCTTATAATATGGGACTTAGTGTATCAGCTGGAGAGTCCTCAACTGTGAGCCTAAAGCCTTGGAAATTTGAGCAATCTGTTTATGGATATAGTGCAAATCTGAATTGGTTTCTTCATGATAGCATGGATGGTAAAGAAGTGTTCTCCACGAAGCCTTCAAAGATTGCATTGGTTAACCCAAAGTCATGGTTCAAGGACAG GTACTCAAGTGCTTATCGTCCTTTCACAAGGCAAGGAGGGGTTATTTTTGCTGGTGACGAATATGGAGAAAGTGTGTGTTGGAAAGTGGATAAAAGTACCATAGGGAAGAAAATGGAGTGGGGGATAAGGGGTTGGATATGGTTAACATATTTGCCTAACAAGTACAAGACATTCTACCATGAAACTCGGAGGTTGGAGTTCAGGGAAATTGTACACCTCAATATTGCTTAA
- the LOC130721926 gene encoding uncharacterized protein LOC130721926, which produces MFRHPSPTPPFNDGANDGASEFPEFSTQMTLGGMTAGDEATPNEEDSTPTSRRSHLPAWNTDQNLALREQPRYCSQAGGSVGSRSSESKRSRESDACGSTSAGGSTSIGSIPRPIGRDASKKKGKKKSPTAALEVMQNDWAGYKQAKQDEVEQLKHLAAITEEANRLRKEETVAKKMKLYLKLSDEEHLSDHKKEMLKRLSEELFGN; this is translated from the exons ATGTTCAGACATCCATCTCCAACACCGCCGTTTAATGATGGTGCTAATGATGGTGCATCTGAATTTcccgaattttcaacacaaatgactCTTGGTGGCATGACAGCTGGTGATGAAGCCACTCCAAATGAAGAGGATTCAACTCCTACGAGCAGGAGAAGCCACTTACCAGCATGGAACACTGATCAAAATCTG GCTCTCCGTGAACAACCACGTTACTGTAGTCAAGCAGGAGGAAGTGTTGGGTCAAGAAGTAGTGAATCTAAGAGATCTCGCGagagtgatgcatgtggctcaacCTCTGCAGGTGGCTCAACCTCTATAGGATCGATTCCCCGTCCAATAGGTAGGGATGCATctaaaaaaaagggtaaaaagaagAGCCCAACAGCTGCCTTGGAAGTGATGCAGAACGATTGGGCTGGATACAAACAAGCCAAGCAGGATGAGGTTGAACAATTGAAGCATCTAGCAGCGATCACGGAAGAGGCTAATAGATTGAGGAAAGAGGAGACTGTAGCtaagaaaatgaaattataCCTAAAGTTAAGTGATGAAGAGCATCTCAGTGACCACAAGAAAGAGATGTTGAAGCGGTTGTCCGAAGAGCTCTTTGGAAATTAA